One stretch of Arachis hypogaea cultivar Tifrunner chromosome 20, arahy.Tifrunner.gnm2.J5K5, whole genome shotgun sequence DNA includes these proteins:
- the LOC112786900 gene encoding probable glycosyltransferase At5g03795 — protein sequence MRKRNMFQLPSENPHFPANSMAPPPLSRENSFSFPNFPGIFRNHPRCRYLCVSTACILLYLLYTLTSVFISAQLLFNLELQRDFDAPRRVTLHSSRVFHSPEAFELDYEKMEKELKVFVYPDGDPETYFHTPRKLTGKYSSEGYFFKNIKESRFFTADPLQAHLFFIPISCHKMRGKGLTYERMIYEVGKYVESLKFKYPYWNRTLGADHFFVTCHDIGAKATNGVPYLVKNSIRVVCSSSYDGLFIPHKDVTLPQVQLPFLHPAGGNDIKRRKTLAFWAGRSDSKLKDELAAVWDNDTELDIQNNRIDRHATGSIVYLEKLYRSKFCLCPHGPVGSSRIADSIHYGCVPVIMSNYYDLPFNEILDWRKFSVVVKESDLYQLKDILRNISQKDFVTLNQNLVKVQKHFQWNTPPVRLDAFHMVMYELWLRRHLTRYF from the exons ATGAGAAAAAGAAATATGTTTCAACTACCTTCCGAGAATCCTCATTTTCCCGCCAATTCCATGGCGCCACCTCCACTTTCCCGAGAAAACTCATTTTCCTTCCCAAATTTTCCCGGAATATTCCGCAACCACCCTCGCTGTCGATACCTCTGCGTCTCCACCGCATGCATCCTCCTCTACCTCCTTTACACCCTCACGAGCGTCTTCATCTCCGCGCAGCTACTCTTCAACCTCGAGCTccaa CGCGATTTCGATGCGCCGCGCAGAGTAACGTTGCATTCTTCTAGAGTGTTCCACTCGCCGGAGGCATTCGAATTGGACTACGAGAAGATGGAGAAGGAGTTGAAGGTGTTCGTGTACCCTGACGGTGATCCTGAGACCTATTTCCACACGCCGAGGAAGCTCACCGGGAAATATTCCAGTGAAGGTTATTTCTTCAAGAACATCAAAGAAAGCCGTTTCTTCACTGCCGATCCTCTTCAAGCTCACCTCTTCTTCATTCCTATTTCTTGCCACAAAATGCGAGGCAAG GGGTTGACTTATGAGCGTATGATTTATGAAGTTGGGAAGTATGTGGAGAGCCTAAAGTTCAAGTATCCTTATTGGAACAGAACATTGGGTGCTGATCACTTTTTTGTGACTTGCCATGATATCGGTGCCAAGGCTACGAATGGGGTTCCATATCTTGTCAAAAATTCCATTCGGGTGGTTTGTTCATCCAGTTATGACGGTTTGTTTATTCCACACAAAGATGTTACCCTCCCCCAAGTTCAGCTGCCATTTCTTCACCCTGCAGGTGGAAATGACATAAAGAGAAG GAAAACACTTGCTTTCTGGGCTGGTCGCTCTGATTCTAAATTGAAAGATGAACTTGCAGCTGTGTGGGACAATGATACTGAACTTGACATTCAGAATAACAGAATTGACCGTCATGCTACTGGGTCTATTGTTTATTTGGAGAAACTTTATAGATCCAAGTTTTGTTTGTGCCCTCACGGTCCTGTTGGTAGCAGCCGTATCGCGGACTCAATCCATTATGGCTGTGTTCCGG TAATCATGTCAAACTATTATGACTTGCCTTTTAATGAGATTCTGGATTGGAGGAAGTTTTCTGTAGTAGTGAAGGAAAGTGACCTTTATCAGCTCAAAGACATTCTGAGAAATATATCTCAGAAAGATTTTGTGACATTGAATCAGAACTTAGTAAAG GTCCAGAAGCATTTCCAGTGGAATACACCTCCAGTTAGACTAGATGCGTTTCATATGGTCATGTATGAACTCTGGCTACGCCGCCATCTCACTAGGTACTTTTAA
- the LOC112784914 gene encoding GATA transcription factor 24 isoform X2, with amino-acid sequence MDTANQQRLQARTFDDDDDDEAQQQQQQQQKTVLVPMQVNGALNPFDGGSHEVEEAFVSSGLSSTATSVQPRTSELTIAFEGEVYVFPAVTPEKAVLLLLGAQEIPRIAASSDSSLQQNCQQIMGINDASRGSKVSRRIESLVRFREKRKDRCFEKKIRYTCRKEVAQRMHRKNGQFASLKEGYKSPAENFDSSNGGGDTYSQSIERRCQHCGTSEKSTPAMRRGPSGPRSLCNACGLMWANKGTLRDLSKASRVTFEQNGLDTSADIKPSPTEPENSSPDQNEDICLEEAKPVPIDSRQSPERNNDQYTLDTAEAVTNDSSIQMENNALSIHQEDNKLEDFADASGTEFDIPACFDEQVDIDIDDSNMRTYWL; translated from the exons ATGGACACTGCGAATCAGCAGAGGCTGCAAGCAAGAacctttgatgatgatgatgatgatgaagcccaacagcagcaacaacagcaacaaaAAACTGTGCTTGTTCCCATGCAGGTGAATGGTGCGTTGAACCCTTTTGATGGAGGTTCTCACGAGGTGGAAGAAGCTTTCGTGAGTTCTGGGTTGTCTTCTACTGCTACTTCTGTTCAGCCAAGAACCAGTGAGCTCACCATTGCATTTGAAGGCGAGGTTTATGTTTTCCCAGCGGTTACCCCAGAAAAg GCTGTATTGTTACTCTTGGGAGCCCAAGAGATTCCCAGGATTGCTGCCAGCTCTGATTCTTCGTTGCAGCAGAATTGTCAGCAGATTATG GGAATAAATGATGCTTCCCGAGGCTCAAAGGTTTCACGAAGAATTGAATCACTTGTAAGGTTCCGTGAAAAGCGAAAAGACCGATGCTTTGAGAAAAaaatccggtacacttgccgtaAAGAGGTTGCCCAGAG GATGCATCGTAAGAATGGACAGTTTGCGTCACTCAAGGAAGGCTACAAATCTCCTGCTGAAAATTTCGATTCAAGCAATGGTGGAGGTGATACTTATTCACAGTCTAT TGAACGTAGATGTCAGCATTGTGGAACTAGTGAGAAGTCAACTCCAGCTATGCGTCGAGGACCTTCTGGTCCAAGATCTCTGTGCAACGCCTGTGGTCTTATGTGGGCAAATAAG GGAACTCTGAGAGATCTCAGCAAAGCATCAAGAGTCACTTTTGAACAAAATGGACTG GATACATCAGCTGATATAAAACCTTCACCAACAGAACCAGAGAACTCTTCTCCTGACCAGAACGAGGAT ATCTGCCTAGAGGAAGCCAAACCTGTGCCAATAGATTCGAGACAGTCACCTGAGAGGAACAATGATCAG TATACACTTGATACTGCGGAAGCCGTTACCAACGATTCATCTATCCAAATGGAGAATAATGCTCTCAGCATACATCAAGAG GATAATAAACTTGAAGATTTTGCTGACGCTTCTGGGACAGAATTTGATATTCCTGCCTGTTTTGATGAGCAG GTTGACATTGACATTGATGATTCCAACATGAGGACTTACTGGCTATGA
- the LOC112784914 gene encoding GATA transcription factor 24 isoform X1 has product MDTANQQRLQARTFDDDDDDEAQQQQQQQQKTVLVPMQVNGALNPFDGGSHEVEEAFVSSGLSSTATSVQPRTSELTIAFEGEVYVFPAVTPEKVQAVLLLLGAQEIPRIAASSDSSLQQNCQQIMGINDASRGSKVSRRIESLVRFREKRKDRCFEKKIRYTCRKEVAQRMHRKNGQFASLKEGYKSPAENFDSSNGGGDTYSQSIERRCQHCGTSEKSTPAMRRGPSGPRSLCNACGLMWANKGTLRDLSKASRVTFEQNGLDTSADIKPSPTEPENSSPDQNEDICLEEAKPVPIDSRQSPERNNDQYTLDTAEAVTNDSSIQMENNALSIHQEDNKLEDFADASGTEFDIPACFDEQVDIDIDDSNMRTYWL; this is encoded by the exons ATGGACACTGCGAATCAGCAGAGGCTGCAAGCAAGAacctttgatgatgatgatgatgatgaagcccaacagcagcaacaacagcaacaaaAAACTGTGCTTGTTCCCATGCAGGTGAATGGTGCGTTGAACCCTTTTGATGGAGGTTCTCACGAGGTGGAAGAAGCTTTCGTGAGTTCTGGGTTGTCTTCTACTGCTACTTCTGTTCAGCCAAGAACCAGTGAGCTCACCATTGCATTTGAAGGCGAGGTTTATGTTTTCCCAGCGGTTACCCCAGAAAAg GTGCAGGCTGTATTGTTACTCTTGGGAGCCCAAGAGATTCCCAGGATTGCTGCCAGCTCTGATTCTTCGTTGCAGCAGAATTGTCAGCAGATTATG GGAATAAATGATGCTTCCCGAGGCTCAAAGGTTTCACGAAGAATTGAATCACTTGTAAGGTTCCGTGAAAAGCGAAAAGACCGATGCTTTGAGAAAAaaatccggtacacttgccgtaAAGAGGTTGCCCAGAG GATGCATCGTAAGAATGGACAGTTTGCGTCACTCAAGGAAGGCTACAAATCTCCTGCTGAAAATTTCGATTCAAGCAATGGTGGAGGTGATACTTATTCACAGTCTAT TGAACGTAGATGTCAGCATTGTGGAACTAGTGAGAAGTCAACTCCAGCTATGCGTCGAGGACCTTCTGGTCCAAGATCTCTGTGCAACGCCTGTGGTCTTATGTGGGCAAATAAG GGAACTCTGAGAGATCTCAGCAAAGCATCAAGAGTCACTTTTGAACAAAATGGACTG GATACATCAGCTGATATAAAACCTTCACCAACAGAACCAGAGAACTCTTCTCCTGACCAGAACGAGGAT ATCTGCCTAGAGGAAGCCAAACCTGTGCCAATAGATTCGAGACAGTCACCTGAGAGGAACAATGATCAG TATACACTTGATACTGCGGAAGCCGTTACCAACGATTCATCTATCCAAATGGAGAATAATGCTCTCAGCATACATCAAGAG GATAATAAACTTGAAGATTTTGCTGACGCTTCTGGGACAGAATTTGATATTCCTGCCTGTTTTGATGAGCAG GTTGACATTGACATTGATGATTCCAACATGAGGACTTACTGGCTATGA
- the LOC112784916 gene encoding KH domain-containing protein HEN4, whose product MDKTFLSPSAKRSVPALPDPNTFPPNGSSKRARSSSKTQPPPLSVPQGHVAFRLLCQASRIGGVIGKSGSVIKSLQQSTGTKIRIEDAPAEVQDRLIVVVGEGTISGRVSLSGGEAVEVSKAQEALLKVFDRILEVAAETEGIEVGDRVVCSRLVADAAQVGSVIGKGGKIVDKIRKDTGCRIRAFTDNSAPSTSSSDEVIESKGYLNMVDEIWFVYVLQRVCLCIGKGGAIVKALQNETGATISIGPLVGECEDRVITVTASENSESKYSPAQKAVVLVYSRSIEAGIEKGLDSGFKGSSVTARLLVPSNQVGCLLGKGGVIVSEMRKATGASIRIIGSDQAPKCSSDNDQVVQISGEFSSVQDALYNATGRLRDNLIISSQNSAGTRSQNSVRADSSLSSARADTSLSSARADTSPYGRLRDTVPLSGQPAFGVSPCLTRHTLSQSIDHHALAHNLDHSLGRHSLSQSLDHHALPYNLDHSMGRHVSQSLDRHALVQNLDHSLSRHSLSQSLDDHAFAQNLDHSLGRHNLSQSIDHHALAQNLDYSLGRHGLSQGNDHHALSWNVDHPSSPGLWAPSTVAGINSRGINDLSWGMTSRKGGLELVSGSKSAIVTSTTVEIVVPDDTIDSVYGENGSNLARLRQISGAKVVIHEPRPGTSDRTIVISGTPDETQAAQSLLQAFILSGSS is encoded by the exons ATGGATAAAACCTTTCTCTCTCCTTCAGCGAAGCGCTCCGTACCTGCTCTACCCGACCCGAACACGTTTCCGCCAAACGGATCCTCCAAGCGCGCCAGGTCTTCGTCTAAGACTCAGCCACCGCCGCTCTCCGTGCCTCAGGGCCACGTGGCATTTCGCCTCCTCTGCCAGGCCTCCCGAATCGGCGGCGTCATCGGAAAGTCCGGTTCCGTCATCAAGAGCCTCCAGCAGTCCACTGGCACCAAGATCCGCATCGAGGACGCGCCGGCGGAGGTGCAGGACAGGCTCATAGTGGTCGTCGGCGAGGGGACAATTTCCGGGAGGGTTTCTCTAAGCGGCGGCGAGGCCGTCGAGGTATCGAAGGCACAGGAAGCGCTCTTGAAGGTGTTTGATAGGATTCTAGAGGTTGCGGCGGAGACGGAGGGGATTGAGGTTGGGGATAGGGTTGTTTGCAGCCGGCTGGTGGCTGACGCGGCGCAGGTTGGTTCGGTGATTGGGAAGGGCGGGAAGATTGTGGATAAGATCAGGAAGGACACTGGGTGTAGAATAAGGGCTTTCACCGACAATTCGGCACCTTCCACTTCCTCTTCCGACGAAGTGATTGAG AGCAAAGGGTATTTGAACATGGTAGATGAGATTTGGTTTGTTTATGTATTGCAAAGGGTTTGTTTATGTATTGGAAAAGGTGGTGCTATTGTGAAAGCTCTTCAAAATGAGACAGGGGCAACTATAAGTATCGGTCCTTTAGTAGGCGAGTGTGAGGATCGAGTAATTACTGTCACTGCTTCAGAg aatTCTGAGTCAAAATATTCCCCAGCACAGAAGGCTGTTGTGCTTGTTTACTCAAGGTCCATTGAAGCTGGTATTGAGAAGGGGCTAGACTCTGGATTCAAGGGGTCATCTGTTACTGCACGACTTTTGGTTCCATCGAACCAAGTTGGTTGTTTGTTGGGAAAAGGCGGTGTAATTGTTTCAGAAATGCGGAAGGCAACGGGGGCTTCCATTAGAATAATTGGTTCTGATCAGGCTCCAAAATGTTCATCAGATAATGATCAAGTCGTACAG ATATCAGGAGAGTTTTCAAGTGTGCAAGATGCGTTGTACAATGCAACTGGTAGACTGAGAGATAATCTTATTATCAGTTCACAGAACAGTGCTGGAACAAGGAGTCAAAACTCTGTGCGAGCGGACTCCAGCCTTTCCTCTGCAAGAGCTGACACCAGCCTATCCTCTGCACGAGCTGATACCAGTCCCTATGGGCGATTAAGAGATACGGTTCCTCTTAGTGGCCAACCAGCTTTTGGCGTTTCTCCTTGTTTGACTAGACATACATTGTCTCAAAGTATTGATCATCATGCTCTTGCACATAATTTGGATCATAGTCTGGGTAGACATTCTTTGTCACAAAGCCTTGATCATCATGCTCTTCCATATAATTTAGATCATAGTATGGGTAGACATGTGTCACAAAGCCTCGATCGTCATGCTCTTGTGCAGAATTTAGATCATAGTCTGAGTAGACATAGTTTGTCACAAAGCCTTGATGATCATGCTTTTGCACAAAATTTAGATCATAGTCTGGGTAGACATAATTTGTCACAAAGCATTGATCATCATGCTCTAGCACAGAATTTAGATTATAGTCTAGGTAGGCATGGTTTGTCGCAAGGCAATGATCATCATGCTCTTTCGTGGAATGTAGACCATCCTTCTTCCCCAGGGTTATGGGCACCATCG ACAGTGGCTGGCATAAATTCAAGGGGAATTAATGATCTTAGTTGGGGAATGACATCTCGAAAAGGAGGCTTGGAACTTGTCAG TGGAAGTAAATCTGCTATTGTGACTAGTACAACTGTGGAAATTGTGGTTCCTGATGATACTATTGACTCTGTTTATGGGGAAAATGGTAGCAATTTGGCTCGTCTAAGACAG ATTTCAGGCGCTAAGGTTGTCATACATGAACCTCGTCCTGGAACAAGTGACAGGACTATTGTAATATCCGGTACTCCTGATGAAACCCAAGCGGCACAGAGCCTTCTCCAAGCATTCATTCTCAGTGGATCATCATGA